The Phoenix dactylifera cultivar Barhee BC4 unplaced genomic scaffold, palm_55x_up_171113_PBpolish2nd_filt_p 000077F, whole genome shotgun sequence region TTGGTCTCTTTTGTCATTGCAGTTGATCCTTTCAGTGAACCAAAACAGATTCTGAGCCCTTGTTTGAACCGTATGAGTTCTGATTCGACGTTCCAATCCTTCTACCCTTCTAAGGAGTTGAATCCAACAATATCCAAGGtccaatataatttttttcaggtcctcaaaaaataatcaaaaacaaAACCTGATGAGGGGGAGATTGTTATCtgggtggaagaagaggagcttGGTGGTGTAGGAGGGAAGGTTTAAAAAAGCAGTCTAGGGGAACACGAGTACACAGGCCCGTGATGCATGTTTAGAAGCAGAGTTTAAAATGATTTGAAGTGAGAAAGAGTTGTAGTACAATATTTATAGATTAGTGTAGATGGTTTTCAATCCCATGAAGTAACTTTAAAACTTATGCAAAATTTTCTTTCGAAAACTATTTCCATCTGAAGACAAATTTGACAGCCCCAAAGACGCCAACCCGCACCTTTTAACATTACGATGGATCATTATACAGTTTAGTAGTCATGGTTATGTTGTAACATTTTAAGGAGCTGATATATGGCTAATTGTCTAAGAACTTCGTATATAtgagtatatttatgtattatacTGGCCATTTTTAGCAGTTGTTATAGAATACAATGGTTTATAGAGGCGAGATCATGGCTGTTTGGATGTGTATCTATATACAATGAAACATAGTTTTTGCTATAGGTTAGTTACTGGTTCTTATGATTGTGTTATGTAATGTTGTTGCAATGAACAAAATGCATGACTAATGGCCATAATGTCTTTTGACCCTAATGAGCTTAAGCAAACTAGGCCTTGTCTATCCTGGATCGTAGTACAGAGTTGGGTTCAAGCTTAGCTCAATCTACTGTGACCCTGTTGAATGGATTGGCACTGTCCATTGCTTTCACATGATCTGTCTCTAAAGGTTACGAATAGAAAATGGATTCTTCCTCACATAAATATATTCATGATATGCATGTACCTATATAACTTGTTCACAGGCATCTAATTTGAAACATGCTTGGGTCAAAGGATGTATGTTATACAAGTCACGAAATCAGCTGGACCATTCCAGGTCAAGGACGGTTTCTTGATTTCTCAGTACCAAATTTTGTACCGATACTATCATATTAGAATATAGATATATGGCACGATATGGGACAGAAAGACGTACTAAATATAATATGGCACGAGACTGTATACTGGTACGATATAGTACGGTGTCAACTTGTGTGGTAAATCTTGATTTGCATCAAGGTAGAGTTGCATCGGTGGTGAATGACGAGGATGTTGTAGGTCATTTGATCCGGGCTTCTTATATTTTGAAATACTACTGGATAGTCCCACAATTATACTTTCAAACTGTATCATAGAAAAAGCTGTGGAAGTATTCAATCATTGGGTTTGGTGAATTAATTCCACCCTCAATGATTCAACCGATCTATCATTAGAACATTTAAAAAATGTCGATCTATCATTATATTACTTTATCCTAATCCCGTTGGAGATAATTCTAGGGTTGACATATTCCTTTATCCTGATCTCTTGCCGGATGTTGTTCGCTAGTTAGTATATTAGTTGCTTGTCCGTGAGGGATTCCAAGACGAAAGAAACAATATTACCTAACGTGACGTTTGGACGCTCTGAAGTGTCGTAAAAGATGAATGCAAGGACGGCAAATCCAAGCATCTAACCACATCCttctaaaaaagaaaatctattACAATATATGGAATACTCTATTGTTAATATTTTAGTCTTACACTACatgttccaaaaggaacatatgTATCCCTTGTACATGCAAGTAATATCTCATGTTTTTGGACTTGATCATCTTTCAGCACGCTTACCAGATCATCGATGCAACATTTATTTCTCAACAGTTAtttgatggtttttttttttgctaaaattgaTGATTTATATAGTTATAGTACGGACAAATCGCTCTAGGCAACTCTCTCTCCTCAATTCATAGGGCACTTTTGGAGTGTTTAGCTATATACGAGGCCATGCAGTCTACGGCCTCATTAGCTTTCAGAGCCACGATTCTTTCATGAAAGCTGTTGAATTAAACTTGGATATTTTCCACAACCTTAACGTGATCGTCGACTTTCTTGTTCACTTTCATGTCTTGGGTAGGCTGGTAGGCAATGTTTCTGgatttgagttgaaattgttcaaGTGAGGGATAGCATCTCCTATCCTCTAGCTTCTGACATGGATTATCTCTTGCTCTTTTAATTACTGTGTAGCCCTTGCAATGGTCCAATAAATATATAGATATAAAACTGGAGCTTATGAACTGTTCGCATGAGTTGGTCTTACAGTTATTCCATTATTCTAGGGTTGACAGATTCTTGTGCACACCTATGAAGCTTCTTGCACCATAACATCTTTACTTCACAAAGTTGTTAACAATTATCATAATAGTTGCTTGTATCAGAGGGATTAACTTTTTTGCATAGGGTGCTGTGTATTGTGTCAAGGTGAAGCTTAATAATTTCATTTCGATGGAATTTAAAGACGGCAAATCCAAGCAATATATCACACATTACGCATATTTTGTACTCTTCAAAAGTCTAACCTTTGGTTATAAGGTTGTGGGTCTTTAACATTGGGAATGGAGGACGACGACCACCCGCAAGGAATCCAAAAAAGTCCTAGTCTCCGCATGGATATTTGCGCCTGAGAGCGCTTGATGCTTCTACCAAAGTCTACTCTCGATGCctcttttcagaatttagttttggAGTCTCTCCCCCTCTAaatgtataaaaaaaataaaaaaacccaATAGCTTACATTTATAATTTGGTAAGAAGACAATATTCCAAAGAAATGAAAGGGACATGGAAATAGCAAATAAGGTGGCTTCAATTGCAGAAATGACCACCCTAAttagcaaatcatacaattccTCGGCTTTGCTTAGGATCTGGGctctttaaattaattattagccgTTATAATCGATAAGTGAAGGTAATTTTCGTGTTCAAAACTatgtaaatatgaatataaatttgaacatttaattatatttgtatctgaatatctattatatttataattttgtttaatcttatataataaacataaataattaattaatataatattttattaatttaatctaactttcatatctatatttttataactatttatttgtatttatatttgtttaaaataaatataaatataaatttgtatTTTCGACTAATATTTGTAGATATttttcaaacaaaataaatataaagataaagaaattttaattttattataaatttttttcccaaaagtaTTGTGCTTAATCAAGGCCCATTTAAATTTAGCATCACCGAAACATACAGATTACTAATCCAAAGTTCGCATTTTATTAATGATTATAAATGTTGAGAGCCAGCAAACGGTATCATCGATCAATATGATGGGCTTTCTCCCCCCCaccactttttttctttctcctttccaAATTACATGTAGGATCCACTTTAGCGTCGAGGTCCGTCGGAGAGAAGCCTCTCTCTCAGCTCGGCGGCGTCGACGTCTGCCCGCCGGTTACCGGGCCGGTAGTACCCGGTAACGGGATCCGGAACCCAGGAATCCGAAGAAGAACCGGAAGACGAACTCGAACCCACAGCCGCCTTCCTCACCGTCTTCTCTTCCACCGACGACCTCCCCCTACTCGCCGCCGTTCCCGTTACCGCCGCGTAGCCCCTCCTGCCAACCAAAACAGAGATCAATTGCAACCGTCAGATCCACTGCAGGACCGCCAGATCCAACGTTCCGTAGCATGGAAACAGATGCTTCTCTTACCTGCTGATCAAGACCGCGATCCCGTCGGAGAGAGTAGCGGCGAGCGTCGTAGCACTTGAGAGAGCGCGAGCCATCTGATCTTGATTCGACGGTACCGATGCCGCTAACGCAGTagtagaagaaaagagaaaagaagaggaggagcagAGGAGGCGcttctcttttccctctctgtctctctctctctctctctctgatttCTGAAGGAGAGAAAGGACCAGAGTATTTATAGACGGAGAAGGCGGAGTCAGAGGAGGCGTCGGACGCCATCGGGGTCCGACTTGCGTCCCACCCACTCCACGAGCGTCGGCGGTGGAGGTACGGGAAATATTTTAGTAAACGGAAAATTGCACCCACCGTCCTTTTTTAATGGCTAATAAGTAGGCCCCACAATGCGTATCGTCATTGGGTTGGAACGTACAATGTCTGTGAGGTCCAAAAGGGCCGGGCTGGCTGGGTGCGTCCACTGAGGGGTGGGGCCCGCGAGAGCGTGTGGACAGGAGTGGAGGGGTGGCGGGGTTTCCTAGAATCCGTGACTCGTTTAATTTGTAAAGGTTGGCGAGAAGAGACTTTATActttgcaataaaaaaaaattcgccCACCCCGGGATCGAGCAAGCATCACGGATGGAGAAATAGGGGGAAGAGAGGCCCGATGGAAACTgtgtataaattttttttttttttttgctaaaactaaTAAAACATTCTGCAAATTGCATCAATTTGCAAAAAATTCTCGACATGTCCAATTACTGTAATATATTAATCCTGCACTTCTCTAAATTTTGCAATTTTGTCCATTCTCTTTCTAATTAGGGTTATGTGGGCATAATTTGTTGGAAGCGTTTACTTGTCAACTGACATGAAGATAATTAAGTAATAATTGGATTTGTCGTCACTATCATGCTCATAAACAAAACCAACTCTCAAACCCCTATCCTAAATGTATCCTCTCCCCCAACCCTCCTCAAGACGATCACATAGCTCCCACTAGTGATCCCTCGACCACTGCCACCACCACCCTATCTCGCTGCCCCTGTCCTCTcgttctccttttctttcttcctcttcttttccatcccctctctttcctcctcttctccctctcccgctctttctgcaccataaggaagaagaggatagtGCAGCATGACCAAATATTGGCCTTGGAACCATTGTAGTTCTTGTGGGTGAAGATCTTGGGAGCCATATAGGCTGAGGTGCCATAAAAGGTGTAGATAAggcctcttctttctttgttctaGTAGAGTAGGGATAGTGGATAATTTTTCAATTTGAACGTGCTTCAATTGGTTTGCATTTGGTTGCAACTAAAGGACATAAACTAGCAAGCAATACCACTTCTTACATTAGGCAACTACTTAAGCACATGACTTCTATTGATTTATTATGTGGACAAGATTAAAGTCCTAAAGCCTTCATTTGTTAGTGCACAGACTGTCTCAATTCCTCCAGGATAGATCTCACATGCCAAAATAGAAATGGAGGATCAGCATCATATACACGACCAAATGGCTCTATGGTAATATACTCCTAGTTATGAAGCTTGCAAGTATATGTCTATCCTCACGAGCCAAAGGAATTAGTCCTTCATGCAAAGCTTCACAAAGTCTTGATAAGTGATAGACATCCATAATGAGAAGAGAAAATTGGCACATCATCTCGTCTCCTACAATTAGTGAGTCATAAATTAACAGGAATAAATTGATCACTAGCCCAATTTTGGAAAAGATCACTTGCTTTCTATCTAATGAAAATATAACATGAAAATATCACTCCATCAACTACCTATTAGGGGAGAAgataggagagggagaggaggagagtGAAATGTTTGCACCACGTAGGCGTTCGCCATTAAGGAGCTCATGAGCTCTGAgctttcctctcctctctttttcgcTCTCTTTTATTGTTCCAGTTGGATCTATTCCCGAGTTCTAgggttttaatatattgcttttgGTGGTGGCCTCCATAAGAAGACGACCAGTCCAATTTTGGGAGGATGGAAAGAGGGGGATTTCATAAAAAGGGAGAAGGCTTTGTTTGAAAAGCATCATGTTTGTGatgcctctttctttctttagcaCTTACCTTCCTAATTTCTTTCCTATGGACTAGGATTtgtggagggagagggagaagaggaggggacagatggggagggagaagaggaggtaATAGAtggagaggaaaaagaagaggaaggaggaggaggaggacaagGGCGGCGGTGGTGGCTTGGGCAGGGGGGGAGGGGGAAGGGGGGGAATGAGTTAGGGTTAGCATTTGAGGGTGAGTTTTTTTAGTAGGGGTGATAGTGATGATAGATCCAATCATCCCCTAAGTACGTTCACATCAGCTAACAAGTAGGCATTTTTCTTTACATCAGGTGATAAATAGGTACTTTCGAGAAGCTATGTCCACATCAACTAATAAGTATTGTTGGCGAGCTCTAGCTCTATGGATATCCATTATCGGGATAATTCAATCTTAAAACAAACTTGCAAAATTTGTACCAGATGCTAATCCTAAGAATTCATGGGCATCATCAATTAAGATTACACCAAACAAGTCATCAAGCTTGCATTCATCATCACCTAATCATACATAAACATTGTGAATCGTAATACTTCAACAATAATCACATGTCTCTCGCCACCATGCACTTGGAAAGTTGCACCAACCTAGTCAATCACATAGTAGGCCCATCTCTAGCTTCAATAATGCACCACTAATTGTGTATCTTTAAACTAATTAACATCATGCCTATTTAACTATGCCATGACATATTGCACAAGATCCATACCTAACTTTCCTACTAGAAGTCATGTCTACCACACCTACCTCATGAAACCAAGAATTCCAGGTGGCATGGAGATTTCTCCTTCACCAATTAACCATGTCAAGGCTAACTCTATCCAACTTATACCAAACACTGCCAATATTTGGTTGTCTTCATTTCTAGAAATTTTGGACTCAACCATGAAGCCAGAGAATAAATTGGACCCAAACCTGGTCAAACCCGACAACAAATAGCACAAAGTCAAACTGTCCCCGACAGCAAAAGTAAACCACCACGTCGTCACCACAaagaaaggaacaaaagaaaatccagcaagggaggagaggtgatcgagagaggaggagaaggcgaaGGGAAAACCCTCCGGGATTTGGAAGGCGGGAGAGAGATGATGATGACGAAGAGATCGATGGGGGCCGTCCTGGACGACATTGTCCGGCGGCTCGTCGACGGCGGCCGCGACGGCGGCCGGAAGCAGGTCCAGCTCTCGGAGTCGGAGATCCGGCTGCTCTGCGTCGAGGCCAAGCGGGTCTTCCTCTCCCAGCCCACCCACCTGGATCTCCACGCCCCCATCAAGATCTGCGGTGAGTTTTATTCCCTTTTGTCTTGATTCCTTTTTCGGTTTCTCGGAATTCTTGCCATTGTTGGTGCATTGGGTTGAGCATGAGTTGGTTTTGTGGAAGAGTTGGGGCATGAGATTGCAGGTCGTTGGGATTCTATTGGGTGGTTAGTTTTGAGTCTGTGCCATAAGAATCTCTTCTAGTTGAGGAAATTTTGGGATCCGGAGGTGGATTTGGGGTGGTCTGGAGAATCTTTCTGTAAGATTCGTTAGAATGATGTCTAGATTCTCTGTCTCAATTATAAAATCCATGGAAGttttctgggatttttttttatttaaaaaaaaaacgctACCAGGTTCCACTTCGCGGCATGAAGCCAATAAAGTTTCGATCTTTCTTCTGTTCGGGTATTTGGAGTTACAGTGGAAGCACATGAACTTGTTAATCACATCTGTAAATAGGATCATATGTAGAACCAAGAAAGCGTACCTGGATCCATGAGTAATCTGCAAACATTAGGCGCGCATCATTCTAATCCACAGTCAGTTGGGTCATCATAATACCATAATTAAACAACTTACTAATGCGAGTCAAGGCGGTTCCACATCAACATAATGACATAGTTCCTTCCAAGTACTACAACACTAGCAAATTATTTAACCACAGTCCATAAATGAGAAATATCTTTAATGGTCAAACATTATGTCTTTGTCAGAGACAATTTCTGTAATCATACATTCAAAaccatacatgtacatatatttgaagaacaggaaaatcaaaaacataatcaattatatcTAAGTGTCAAAGAAATAAACATAATACAATCCTCAACTAATATCATGGATTACAACTAAGACCCATTCTTTCAACATGCTCTTTAAAAGTCTTCGGTTGTAAACCTTTCGTCAAAGGATCTGCAATCATGAGCTCTGTCCTCATATTTTCTATAGACACATTTTGTTTCTGAACTTCCTCCTTGACAACAAAATATTTAAGTTCGATGTGCTTGGCACCATTAGAATATTTGTCGTTTTTGGAGAAATGGACGGctgcagtattgtcacaaaagatTCTCAGCGGCCTGGCAATAGAGTCGACAATCCCAAGTCCCGAGATAAAGTTACGCAGCCACAAACTATGAACCGTGGCCTCAAAGCATGCCACAAATTCTGCTTCCATGGTGGACGAAGCAGTGCTTGTCTGTTTGGCACTTTTCCATGAGATTGCTCCTCCAGCTAATAGGAACAAATAGCCAAACGTTGACTTTCTACTATCcacacatccagcaaagtctgaatccgaATAGCCAATCACCTCAAGGCTATCTGACTTTCTATATGTAAGCATGTAATTCTTTGTTCCTTGCAAGTATCTCATCACCTTCTTTGCAGCTTTCCAGTGATCCATCCCTGGATTACTTTGGTATCTTCCTAGCATTCCAACTGCAAAACTGATGTCCGGTCTGGTACAGGTctgagcgtacatcaagctaccaactgcagaagcataaggtatATTTTCCATCTGCTTACGTTCCAATTCATTCTGTGGGCATTGCATGAGACTAAATTTATCCCCTTTCTGAATTGGAACAACACTGGCTGAACAATTCTCCATACCAAATCTCTCTAGAACTCTGTCTATATATGCCTTTTGAGGCAACCCTAACAATCCACGTGATCGATCACGAAATATTTCAATGCCTATCACGTAGGTTGCCTCATTcatatctttcatttcaaagttctttgagagaaaaatcttagtttcatacaataagccaagatcactacTGGCAAGCaatatgtcatcaacatataggaCCAAAAAGATAAACTTGCTCCCACTGACCTTCAGGTATATACACCGATCAACAGTGTTTTCCTTAAAACCGAAGGAAATGATGGTATCATTGAATTTGCGATACCATTGTCGGgaagcttgtttaagaccatatattgacttctttaatttgcaaaccATGTGTTCTTTTCCCTTTAATGGAAAACCTTCGGGCTGGTCCATATAGACTTCTTCATCTAAActcccattcagaaaagcagtttttacatccatttggtgcaACTCTAAATCATAATGTGCAACCAAAGCCATAATGATTCTAAATGAGTCCTTTTTAGATACAGGAGAAAAGGTCTCTTTATAATCAATGCCTCCTTTCTGAGTGAAATCTTTGGCCACCAGTCTGGctttatgtcgttcaacattaCCCTTTGAGTCGAGCTTGGTCTTAAAGACCCACTTACACCCAACTGTTTTACAACCTTCGGGCAAATCAACAACATCCCAGACTTCATTCTGATCCATTGATTTCAACTCATCTTTCATGGCATCAATCCATTTAATAGAATCAATACTTTCTATGGCTTGTTTAAAAGAAACCGGATCTTTCCTTGTccctatatcaaaatcaaattcttgtagataaaccatataatcatttggaatggcagatcttctttctctttgagatctccttaATGTCATCCCTTGTGGTTCTTCTACAACTTGTTCAGTGGTGATAACTTCATTATGGAGTgtttgatcattaatttgttGTTCATTGTTATTAAACTGTGTGACAACTGTAGGAACAACAATTTTCTTAGAAGTCATGGGTAAAGGGACTTGCACCCTAACTTCTTGAATTTTCACATTTTGTAGTTTATCACTCCCACTGGTTTCACCATTCTCAATGAATTTGACATTACCGGTCTCTATAATTCTTGTACTATGGTTAGGACAGTAAATCCTATACCCTTTGGATTTTTCGGGATAACCTATAAAGTATCCACTAATCGTTCTAAAATCCAATTTCTTTTCATGTGGATTATAAATTCTGGCCTCCGCCGGACAACCCCAAACATGCAGATGTCTTAAACTCGGTTTCCTTCCTGTCCATAACTCAAAAGGAGTTTTTGGAACTGCCTTACTAGGAACCCGGTTTAATATGTATACAGCGGTCTTAAGGGCTTCCATCCACAACGATATGGGTAACGGAAAATTACTTAATATACTCCTAACCATATCCATAAGAGTACGATTACGCCTTTCAGCTACTCCATTCTGCTGTGGCGTTCCCAGCATAGTGTATTGAGCACGTATGCCATGCTTTTCTAAGAGTTTAGCAAATGGGCCAGGGTGTTGTCCTGTTTCATCATACCTACCATAatattcaccacctctatcaGACCTGACAATTTTCACCTTTCTATCTAATTGCCTTTCAACCTCAGTAATGTATACCTCTAGGACATCCATTGCCTGAGATTTTTCATGCaacaaatagacataaccataacgtgaaaaatcatcaataaaggtgataaaataCTTCTCTCCACCAAATGATGGGGAGTCAAAAGGCCCACAAATGTCTGTATGGATAATTTCAAGAAGTTCTTCACTTCTTGTGGCAactttctttgtgtgtttggtTTGCTTTCCCTTAATGCAGTCTACACACATACCGAGATCAGTAAAGTCTAAGTTTGACAAAATTCCATCCTTTACTAATCTCTCTAATCTTTCTTTGGATATATGACCCAATCTTTTATGCCACAAGTTAGAAGATCTTTCATTTATCATGTTTCGTTTAATTCCAATATTACGATGCAAGGTCATAAGTGTTTCAGCAAAATGATTATCAAGATTTACTTTATATAAGCCATCACACAAAACACCAGAACCAAGAAAGACATTGTCTTTGAAAAGACGCAAACTAGCATTCCCAATTTTAAAGAAATATCCTTCAACATCAAGTttagaaacagaaattaaatttctagaAATAGAAGGAACATAAAGAGTCTGAAGCAAATCTAAATGACAACCAGTATTTAAAAGCAAAcgataggttccaacagctgttACTGGAACTCTAACCCCATTCCCCAAAACGATAAAACTCTCATTTGGATCTTGCATCTGGGTTGTAAGGAATCCCTGCATCGTATTTGAAACATGAACATTAGAACCTGAGTCAAACCACCAAGTATTAGAAGGAACTTCAGTAAGGTTTGATTCAAAACATACATAAGCCAAAGGCTTacctttcttttcaaaccaTGCCTTGCGTTTATGGCAGTCCTTCTGATAGTGTCCCAATTtcttgcaaaaatggcatctatctttgttttgtttcttcttatGAACCTCGGTATCATGATGAGGCTCTTTGCCCTTGGATGGTCCACTCTTCATGCCCTTTCTTGgcttcttccatttcttcttgGCTCCATGACTTACAAGATTGACAGAATGATATCCTTGTTGCTTAAGTCTTGTCTCCTCTTGAACAAGCATACTGGTCAATTCATTCACATTCCACTTATCCTTAATAGTgttatagtgaatttgaaatgatccAAATTGAGGAGGCAAGGAGTTCAAAATAAATTGAACCAAAAAGGATTCATTCACATTCATCCCAAGAGCCTTCAGCTTAGCAGCTATATTTGTCATTTCAAGGATATGCTCATGCATCCCACAAGTACCATCAAATTTTATGGTGGTAAGTTTAGCCATTAATGTGCCAGCCAGAGACTTATCAGCAGATCGGAAACGTTCTTCCACAGTTCTCAATAATGCTTGAGCACTGTCACATTCAGGAAGCGTTGACTTGATATTGTTCGCTATACTCATCCGCATAAACATAATGCTCAATCTGTTCGATCTTTCCCAAGTTTTATAAAAAGACCTTTCTTCCGAGCTGCTCAAATCAGTAATGTCAGCCGGTTTCTCAGATCGGAGTGCTAAATCAAGATCCAGAACACCTAGGTGAAACTGGACTTGTTCATTCCATTTTGAGAAATTAGTTTCATTAAAGATCGTAACAGATGAAGCTTGCGAATGAAGCGAAACAGGAATTGATACTGCAATAAGAAAATTAACAATAAGAAAATGCTTACAACATTAACACTTTGAGTTAGCAATAATGATGAATAACATAAACAGTGTTACCATAATACGCCTTTGAGTAGTAATTATGAAACACCAAATTACTATTATGGTGATTCCCAATTCACCTAGGAATAATTAATGATATAGGTCCAAAATTCAAATAGGTCTGTTGCCTTTGAGCATCCAATACCTATTAAATCAAAGATACTCATTAATTATCCTAACTCagcaaatcaatcatttgaaagTGGTGCACCTTTGGGCCAATCCATAATATCTCATGATTGAAAAACTGTAAGTCATAATTTGCAAAGTCACTATCTTAATACCTGGGATTAGAGTATTTGATGACTTGATGTCTATTAAACATTCTAGTTGGGTTACTTTGGTAACTACCAAACTATTTCATAATATAgacatcaaaataaaataatgacatTGCACATGATTGACAATTCATAATATGACATTAAAATAAAACTTGTATGTAAAATTTTACTAATCTACACAATTAGTACATGTGTCATATCATGCTATCAAGTATACAAAAATGTAGAataaaagataatttttttttttttaatcacattACCCTACAAGGACCTctgcataaataatatattctacAGGGACTAAATTATCATATTTTGAGGACCTCTGCATAAATAATATGCTTTATAGGgactaaaataaaatattttgtttcttaTAGCCCTGGAAGGAtgtcagcataaataaaatgtttCACAGGGGCTTAACAGAAATAATTTCATCTTTTAACAACCCTCAAAGGATTTcagtataaataaaatatttgataGGTACTTAATAGAAACATTCTCATCTTGTAACAGCCCTCTAAGACTTCAGTATAAATAGAATGTTTCACAGGGACTTAAACAGAAACATTTCATTCTTTTAACATCCCCGGGAGGGctgtatgaaaaaataaaatgtttcataaGGGCTTAACTGAAAATTTCCCTTCTATTGGCTAAACGAACTCGGGTTTCGGATCAAAACCCAAAAACCCGAACCCGTTTTGCCTGTTATGCCCTTTTAAATGCAGCGGGTTAACGATTACGGGTTCGGGTCGAAACTCAAAACCCGGACCCGttagaaataaattaatatatatatatttttttttaaaagaactgAAGACGGGTCGGGATCGacccgtcttcctcctcttttagcGGCGGGCTAGGGTTCCGCCGAACCCAGCCCGCCTGCCTCTGATCTCCGGGGCGGCGAGCGCGCCGCCTCCTT contains the following coding sequences:
- the LOC120104706 gene encoding late embryogenesis abundant protein Lea5-D-like — its product is MARALSSATTLAATLSDGIAVLISRRGYAAVTGTAASRGRSSVEEKTVRKAAVGSSSSSGSSSDSWVPDPVTGYYRPGNRRADVDAAELRERLLSDGPRR